Within Candidatus Hydrogenedentota bacterium, the genomic segment CAGTCTCCTCGTCACTAGCCATGGGACGTGCGCGCTGCGGCTTTTTCCCGGGCCGCCTTTCTGAACCGGGCGATGCGGCGGGAATAGGCCCAGGAAACGATGATCAGCACGATACCGGGCACGCCGAAAACGAGGACCTGATAGACCGGCGGAAGATCCTGAAACTGAGTGAAGGCGCGATAGGTGACCACGCCGAAGAGGAGTAGTGCGCCCCAGCGATAGCGACTCTCGCGAAAGACCACGCCCAGGCCGAGGACGATGACGGCGTAGGCCAGAAGGTAGAAAACGAGGTTCTCCGCCGAACTCCAGCGGTAGAGGCCGAGGAGTCCAAGCACCATGGCCATCCAAACGAGGAGAGTACGGAGGGCGTCTTCGATCCGTGTTCCGGCGGCGCCGTGCATCTTTCGAAAGGCGAAGAGCCGCTCCGCGCCCATGCAGGTGGCGAGGAAAAGGGCGAAGTAGACGAGGAACAGGGGTTCCTTGTCCAGCGGACTGACGGGATGATTCAAACCGGTGTAGAAGCTGTGTATGGCAAACATCATGGCGAGGATGCCGGAAGCCTTCACGCCCGTATAGCGGTTGAAGCTGCCGAGGAGAACGAGGCCCACACCGAGGGCGCCCTGGGCCGCGGGCACGTGAAGGGGATTGAGTTCACGGGTCAGGAGGTTTGCCAGAAGGGTCGTGCCGATGAGAAAGGGTACCGCGACGATAAGATGGTGCTCGAGATCGCTTTCCTCCTTCCGGAAACGGAGCAGGTAACGCTCCCAGCCGTGCCCGCCGAGATAGGTGAGCACGCCCAGGGCCACCGTGTAGGCGATGTAATTCTGCTGTCTGGCGAAGTTTTCGAGCGGCAGATAGAGAAAAACGTGGTAGCAGGCGTGGGCCGCCACCAGAAGCAGGACGGCGCCGACGCAGACCTGAGGCGTCAACAGGATCAGTCCGAGCATCCATACCACAAACGCCTGGGCACCGAGGACAAAGGGCAATTCCGGGGTTTCACTGAGCTCGATTATGGTCATGGTCAGCAACACGAAGGCGCCGCAGGCCGCATGGGCCATGGCCATTGCGGAGCCGTCCCAGTCAAGGCGCGAGTCCGCCAGAAACCAGTGTCCGCTCCGGGTGCGTTGCTCCGGCGCACGGGCGGTGGTGAATTTTTCGTAGAGCCAGGCGTTGAGCACGAAGAGGAGGCTGATACCCCAGGCGCAGAAGCGGTTGGCGGGCATCTGCCATCCGCCGAAGTGCACGGGGGCGACCAGTCCGGCGGCGGCCAGGGCCGCTCCGCCGGTGGCCAGCATGAGGGCCAGTTCGATCACCTTGAATCCGACAACGCCGGAGCGCTGGAAAAACAGCGTGAGGACGAGACACTCCAGGGCCATGGCGATCAGGAAGTAGGCCAATGGGAGAGCGGCGT encodes:
- a CDS encoding DUF2339 domain-containing protein, which produces MEPKARIRELEGKVAELTALVARYSAEDAARALERHGAEHHLADGVLRTVDQVLLGERDEAIESHVGAVWVSRLAAVVIMMALAMAARTTFAYQEIEEIGKALIGYGIAAVFIGYGLFFERKRDLFAQAVLGCGLAVLYFTTYAIFFVPEMQLLDAPLWGVPVSVACLAGVLIMAHVRSSETVAGVALFLAYYTVYASCILAPSTESLCHAAATCALLALIALVYQESHRWLMFSWAVVIATYVTYGYCFLRQPAVVPMDGRTYFWVATGLLTAFFLLFALTSIAGRRRGGYYRPMAAPLAAANMAAYYFYALQSVQAFYPEGAWIFQAGLALVLFLVALLAETRGQRSNLLFQVYILGGVVVTSLALHAALPLAYFLIAMALECLVLTLFFQRSGVVGFKVIELALMLATGGAALAAAGLVAPVHFGGWQMPANRFCAWGISLLFVLNAWLYEKFTTARAPEQRTRSGHWFLADSRLDWDGSAMAMAHAACGAFVLLTMTIIELSETPELPFVLGAQAFVVWMLGLILLTPQVCVGAVLLLVAAHACYHVFLYLPLENFARQQNYIAYTVALGVLTYLGGHGWERYLLRFRKEESDLEHHLIVAVPFLIGTTLLANLLTRELNPLHVPAAQGALGVGLVLLGSFNRYTGVKASGILAMMFAIHSFYTGLNHPVSPLDKEPLFLVYFALFLATCMGAERLFAFRKMHGAAGTRIEDALRTLLVWMAMVLGLLGLYRWSSAENLVFYLLAYAVIVLGLGVVFRESRYRWGALLLFGVVTYRAFTQFQDLPPVYQVLVFGVPGIVLIIVSWAYSRRIARFRKAAREKAAARTSHG